GAAAAGTTATTACCAATAATACTAGAGCATTCAAGCAAAAGCATCCACTCATTGACAAACTTAAAAATCTTAGATCCCGTCCAGCCTGCATAAGTAAGTATACACAATTAACTTACAAACAAGCCAAAAATAACGCTTGTTATATAATGCATGCATTCAGTTGCTTTTCTATGAATTAACAAGAAGCAAGctggataaataaattaaattgtcACGACTTCAGTTCAGGGACCACTGGGAGCTACAGCGGGCAGGACCAGCACGAAATTGGGACACCACTTCTctacccaaaaccttaaaacAGTATATGTATATAAACTCTTGTATATCAAACATTTAGCCCATTCAGAGTCAATGCGGGACTAACCGCTCAAACTCGAAACCAAAAAATCTTCTATTCAAGTGAGTCTCCCACATCCTACACTTGCACCTCCTTAACAACTAACGGAACACGCCTCCTAACTATAGACTTTGAAATAAAAGGGAAATCATGGAAAGCAGAGAATACAAATTGGTCTTTTAGGAGTACTGACTACTGATGTTAGACATGATGCAGAGCTACCAAATAAGAGTTAGGTGCTTATCATACCCAATGCTACCTATAAGTAGGCTTATGCCGTTTTTAGCGCCTCAAGTGTAAAGGCTATTTCATAATGAAACTTCTTAAAAGATAAATTACTATGGAACCTATGCCAGACAGATTAGGCTTTTCAAGAGCTAGATCTTTGACACTCATTTTTATGCGAAAACTCAATGTCAGGTAATGGTCTAGTACAACGAGTACAGATCCAACTTAATATGACTACCAGCataagaaaactaaaataataaaaatcctAATATTCCAATCTAACATGAGCATACCAGCAATGTTCCCTCCAGGCCGACAGTTGCAGGTGTCACCAAGAGCGCTAAAAAGAACGGAATCAGAATCCTATGCATCTGcaaaatcacaaaaataaaGTTAACCACTAATATAAGCCTTAATGCCAAacctttaattattttataaaaactcCGTATTTCCATCAGTAATCCTGCGCCCACAATGTAGACAAAGGAGATAGGTAAAATTTATGAGCTAAAGTTTAAATATTCAAGAACTGGCCTCATGGATGACCATCTGATCAGGTGTAAAAATGTAGGGGAATAACCAAGGAACAGATGTTGCAACAATCCCAAAAAGCAACCCAAATACAGCTCCAATAGTTAAAATAGACCTTAGAAGCGTCCGAGCCTGTCAATATAATATAAACTCAGGGAACTTTTGAATATACATAACAATGTATGGAGAGAATCTACAATATGAATTAGTAAGGAGAACATAGTATCATAATATCATTGTTTAAAACTACCCTTCAAACCAAAAATAGAGATGATCCATCTATATAATATGAAATTCTAATGAGCACAAAAGAGAGCTCTAAAACTGATACTGTATATGAGGTTGGAGGAAAGATCTTTTGAAATCAGTGAACGAGTATCACTAACCTTTGCCAAACTCCGATTCACTCCATACATCATCTCAGGCATAAATGATTGAGCAGTTTGAGAGAGAGGTTCACCGCATATTGCGCATAACATGTAGATCTGAAGCATGACCTAAAGTAAAAGTGGAGTTATCAATGTTTGTGAGTTGGTGTTCAGAAAATGTGCAGATAGACAGCAAAGGAATAGAATTACAAAATACAAGACAGGAGTAAAACTAACTTGATGAGCGGCTATTTTATGTGTACCCATTGATGTGGCAAAATATATAAGTAGAGAGTAGAAAGCCACCTAAACATAAGAATTTTCAGTTATATTTAAGGGATGGACTACTCAAGATAAAAATACAGCAAAATACTTGATTCAACCTTTAACATCAATGACACAAATACAGGAGCAGCAAGACTAAATATTGACAGAAATTCCTTCCCCGAAGGAATAGAGAAGGAAAAGGCATTGTATCCCTTCTCATTTAGAGTTTGGCTCATCATATAGGCAGCAACAACCTGAAAAAAGGAAGGGGTGCAAAAGCAGTTCAAGCGGATTATTGTACATTGAAATAGGAAAAACCATATATgatacaattaattaattatgatgtGTGGAAAAATATTCTGAAGTATTATTAAATTTGTGTAAAGTATACAAATActaatatgaatatatatagaGGCTTTAACCCATGGGCCTGAATAACAAGCTtaatgctaatatttacataatATGTGCCTACAACCCTAACTAGTTATTTACAACATGATGCATATGAGTTTGTTCAGCATACTTGTGATGCTAATGTAGCGCATGCAGCCCCAGCAATCCCATAGCTGTAGTATCGGCACAGAATTATATCACCAATTCCATTTATAATACTGGCAGCAGCCAAAGCCTTCAAGGGTCCCCAAGAATCTTTCATACCAAGACTGCGTGAAATAATGTGGATATCAAGAATATGAATTAAATGAGAATCAAATACTTATAATatcattaaatttaaaatcataaaaagaAACAGTCTACTACTTCATATTCCATTAACTATTATCAGGGTAAAAACCACTTGGCTCAAACAATCCAAAGAACAATTTATGCAAAGAGAGGATAATTCAGATTTTCATTTAAACATtagaagaaaatgagaaatcGTCAACATAGAGCAAGCAGTATTGACTATTGAATGACAAAAGGAGCCTTGCTATCTGAGAAATGTCATTCATAGCGAGCAAAATTTTAGCTAAGAGTTTCTAAGCAACTATTGAGACAAAACTTATCACCAAATTGAACAGCatttcaaaataattgatatatacTAAAATAGAATGTGGAGAACAGACTCTCATATTTGACATAAAGTTTTGCAAATTGCAACAACTCATTTTAGAAAAGCcacaaaagagaaataaatagtATGTTTGCACCTTGCACTTTGAGCAACCGATCCAACAAGTAAAAATGGCCATGCCAACCCTCGAATCTAACACCAAAAGAAATTCAGTGTGACTAAATCAAGCAGAGGATGATGCCTCCCTTGATCAATTTCAATATGTAAATAATGAAGAAACAAAAGCAAAATCTGATTTGAAAGGTTGTAtacttttattaaaagaaatattgtcatacaaacctttttttttaatttttggttaaggagcctagtggctagaaattccaccttaaagatgaataagtggagtgtccggggttcgaacccccggcttctgcacatatagtgtAATGTCCCTgctaactgagctaagctcactcGGACTCATACAAACCTTTATTTAATATTGCATGAAATGAAACTTGAAATTACTCACCTtggcataaattattttatgttttcttgaatttaaaacattaattacaaTCTTAATTTAAATTGCAGGATAGTAatcagattaaaaaaaaacctggACATAAGTATTAGCTGCAGGTACTATATGTACATTCTTTGGTCCAGTAAAAGCTGCAAAAGGCATAAATAGAAGAATTCATCagtattgtcaaaaaaaaaaaaaaaaaaagaattcatTAGTCATGGGGTTGGCTCTCTCATTTTCAATACCTGTGATCGTTGTTGCACCAAATAACCTTGTGAACACAAGCATCACCAAACCACATGTTAACCCAACAAAAAGCAAGACAGATATGTGATGCTGCACTTCCTCCCTATCCTACACAAACATACTTATTAATCAAAGGCAGTGCAGTAAATCGTAAAAAATTTTCGTATAAAGTCATGGATGTGATACATCACAATAATGTCAAAAAGTTTACGGGTCTTCTCTGATGATGATCATACATTACTTTAGATATTATTCTCCACTTTTGTCATTGTTGGGTGTATATAGGTCACATCTCATATATAAGTGTCATTTGGTCAATTCCTGGTCAATCAAAGACTAACCCGTCTAGGAAATTACTCATCAGTGTTGAGTCTCTCACAGCACTATACTTTCACTCACACAACTATCAGTTCACAAATGCATATTCATCCATATTTTCTATTCCATAGTAAAGGGGAATAAAACACTAACCCGTCTAGCAAGGGCAGTAGCAACCATATTTGAAGTAGCAATCGACAAAAACATGAACGAGTAGCTCAAGTAATCGCAAAATACAGTAGCAGGACCTGCTCATGGGAAACGAAATTCATATACATAATAGATCAATCATTATTGCacacttttaattaaaattataataattaaacagtgaatgtgattaaaaaaaaaacctaaagcAGCTAGCTCTATTGAACTTCCTTGACCAACAACCGCAGTATCAATTAGACTCATCAACGGTCCACATAACCAAAGTCCAATTGCAGGTCCAGTAAACAAAACAATCTCCTTCATTTGAATCCATAAACTCTGCTCAACCAGTTCCTCCACTTCTTCTTCTTGAGAAGTCTTGCTGATTTGGTCTCTGTCTTCGGATTCATCTATGATGTCATGGTTTTGAGCTACACAAGCTGTTATGATCCTGAATCGACGGTGTTTCGGGGATGTAATGCATTGGTATGTTGAATTGATGGCCGTGTTCTTGAGAAGAGAAGGTGCAAGGAACTGAAGAGGTAAGTGGCGGTTTGAGTGTGAAATGAGATTGGGGTTTTTGAGGAGAGAAGTGTGATTCAAATGTAGTGAAAGAAGGACCATTTTTGTTTTCTgaaagtgaaaggaaagaaGGCAACGAAATTTTGGGAAGATGACAGAAAGAGAAATAAAACGAGTGGTTCTAAGTTGAAATCCGCGGGAATGATAACTAGAtccagtttttatttttttaatgaaaaaatatcttattcttttttttggttacaaaaaaatatcttattattttcccccataaaaaataagaaaaatgttaagaTATAAGAACGTTGAAActtgtgtaatttattttctaaactaaaaatataaagaatactattctcaaatcaaaatttctcatttttagttTCGTTTTCTCTGAGACACTAATTagcatgaagaaaaaaaaaaacttcttattTAATAAATTCATCCCATATGAAAAGGTTACAATAATATTTATTCTTCTGCCtcaagaaaaaatcattttaattcttttataattcttttgcatCAAAATCCAACAGTAAAAACTCAAGTCGTTTGGATGAACATCCTAAACACTTTAAATAATAGAATCAACTTAAAAATGACCATAAAATAAGAACACTAAAAAGGTCAATTGACATTCTTGT
This portion of the Trifolium pratense cultivar HEN17-A07 linkage group LG3, ARS_RC_1.1, whole genome shotgun sequence genome encodes:
- the LOC123913346 gene encoding protein DETOXIFICATION 46, chloroplastic-like produces the protein MVLLSLHLNHTSLLKNPNLISHSNRHLPLQFLAPSLLKNTAINSTYQCITSPKHRRFRIITACVAQNHDIIDESEDRDQISKTSQEEEVEELVEQSLWIQMKEIVLFTGPAIGLWLCGPLMSLIDTAVVGQGSSIELAALGPATVFCDYLSYSFMFLSIATSNMVATALARRDREEVQHHISVLLFVGLTCGLVMLVFTRLFGATTITAFTGPKNVHIVPAANTYVQIRGLAWPFLLVGSVAQSASLGMKDSWGPLKALAAASIINGIGDIILCRYYSYGIAGAACATLASQVVAAYMMSQTLNEKGYNAFSFSIPSGKEFLSIFSLAAPVFVSLMLKVAFYSLLIYFATSMGTHKIAAHQVMLQIYMLCAICGEPLSQTAQSFMPEMMYGVNRSLAKARTLLRSILTIGAVFGLLFGIVATSVPWLFPYIFTPDQMVIHEMHRILIPFFLALLVTPATVGLEGTLLAGRDLRFLSLSMSGCFCLNALVLLILCSRYGLQGCWFSLAGFQWARFLAALLRLLSPNGILYSEDISQNEVQELKTA